In the genome of Caldilineales bacterium, the window CCTCTTGTACAATGATGCTTGAGTTGGACGACATGGCTCCCTCCGCGTGAGTGAAAATCGATTTGATTGTCGTTTTCAGTTTACCAAGATGCAGCCGTGTCTCCAACTCATTTAGGACGCACCCAAATCCATTTGGGGCCGTAGAGACCGCCGCCCCAAGTCCCGGCCGCGTCCTGCCGGGCCAGCAGGGCCGCGCCCCAGCCCTCTGTCGCTACCCGCGCCTGGTCGAGTTCGTACACAGTCGGTGGTTCATCCAGCAAGTCGCGGCGCACCTGCCAGCGGATGGCGGGGTCGCCTGCCATTAACCAGGCAAGGATGTTATCCATGATGTCCTCAGTCAACATTGCAGGTAGCTCCAATCAACGGTGTAGCTGTCGTTATGATAGCAGAATCAGACGCTGGCGGCGATGTGCTAAAATGATCGTGTACCTGTGCACGTTGAAACGGGCTGATGGTTGCCCTCCTCGCTTCCTAATCTCTTCCTCGCTGCCATGTTCCGTAAGATCCTGATCACCAACCGCGGCGAGATCGCCGTCCGGCTGATCCGCGCCTGCCAGGAGATGGGCATCCGCACCGTGGCCGTATTCTCGGAGGCCGACGCCGGCGCCCTCCACCCTGCCCTGGCCGATGAGGCCGTGTGCATTGGCCCGCCGCCACCTTTGCAGTCCTATCTGCGGGGTGAGGCCATCCTCCGCGCAGCCCAAGAGCGGGGCTGCGATGCCATCCACCCCGGCTACGGCTTCTTGTCCGAGAACGCCGCCTTTGCCGAAGCCGTGGCTGCGGCCGGGCTGACCTTCATCGGCCCCAGCCCGGCGGCAATGCGGGCGATGGGGTCGAAGATCGCCAGCCGGGAGGCCATGGCCGCGGCCGGGGTGCCGACGACGCCCGGCTATCATCCTCACCAAAGCGACCCTGCTGCACAAGCGGCAGAACTGGCAGCGGCCGCCGCCAAGATCGGCTACCCAATCCTGATCAAAGCCACGGCCGGCGGTGGGGGCAAGGGGATGCGCGTCGTCCACGACTCGGCCGTCTTCCTGCCCGAGCTGGAATCCGCCCGCCGCGAGGCCCAGAATGCCTTCGGCGACCCCACCGTCTATCTGGAAAAGCTGATCGAGCGCCCGCGGCACGTCGAGTTCCAGGTGCTGGCCGACCATCACGGCCACACCGTCCATCTGTTCGAGCGCGAGTGCAGCATCCAGCGCCGCCACCAGAAGATCATCGAGGAAACGCCATCGCCAGCCCTGACGCCGGAGCTACGACACCGCATGGGCCAGGCGGCGGTGCAGGCGGCGCAGGCGGTGGGCTACACCAACGCCGGCACGGTCGAGTTCTTGTTGGCGCCCGATGGCAGCTTCTACTTCCTGGAGATGAACACCCGCCTGCAGGTCGAACACGCCATCACCGAAGAGACAACAGGCATCGACCTGGTCAAGGCGCAGATCCGGGTGGCCGCGGGCGAGCCATTGCCCTGGCGCCAGGAGCAACTCGGCCAGCGCCGGCACGCCATCGAGGCCCGCATCTACGCCGAAGACCCCGCCAACGATTTTCTGCCTGCGGTGGGCAGGGTGCAGGTGGCGGCCGAGCCGGTGGAGCCGGGCGTACGCGTGGACGCTGGCGTCACGACCGGCGATGAGGTCTCGATCTACTACGACCCCATGATCGCCAAGCTCATCTGCACGGGCGAGGATAGGGCCGACGCCGTGCGCAAGCTGGATTGGGCGCTCTCGCACTACACCATTCTGGGCATCACCACCAACATCCCCTTCCTGCGGGCTGTGGTGCAGCATCCGGCCTTCGCGTCGGGCGATCTGAGCACCGACTTCATCGAGCGGTATCTGGCCGGATGGGCGTCGCCGGCATCCTCCCCGCCAGATGAGGCGCTGATCGCGGCGGCGCTGGCCGATTCGCTGCCAGGCGCAACCGCCCCCCAAGCGCCGTTGGCCGCGGCCGATGCTTTCAGCCCCTGGAACCAGCCCGATGCTTTCCGCCTGGGCGGCGCCCTCAGCTGGGCTGGACATCTGCGGCCTTCCTGATTACGATCACGCCGTACAAGCTCTACCAGAGAGAACGTGACGATGACCAAGCGCGCCGACATCGGCACCAAGCGACTGATCAGCCTCGACCCCACGGCCTGGGTGCGCTGGCTGCTGCACGATGACGATCTGCGCGCCATCGATCTTCTGACGCCTGATTTCCAATGGGTGAGCCGTGAGAGCGACGCTTTGGTCCGCGTGCAAAGCCCAGTGCACGGCGAATTCCTCGTCCTCAACGAGATTCAGTTGCACCCCGACCCCAGGATCCCGCAGCGCATCTGCGCTTATGCCGCCCTGGCCAGAGAGCGTCACGGTCTGGAGGTCTATCCTGTTGTCGTCAATATCCTCCGTCCGTCCGGTCGTCAGCGCCTTGCTCGCCGTTTCAGCAGTCGCTTCCGTGGACTGATTGCCCGACAGGATTATCAGGTCATCAATCTGTGGGAGGTCGATGTCAATTTGGCATTGCAGGAACCTCTGCTGCCGTTGTTGCCTTTCGCCCCTATTCTGAAGGGCGGAAATTCCGAGCCGATCATCGCGCAAGCAGTTGTCCGGCTGCGGGCCGACGCCAACCTGGCCCAAATGGAGAACTTGCTTGCTTTCTTCGCCAGTTTCGTCATGAGTACGGAATTGGTTCAAAGCATCATGAGGTGGGATATGGCTGTCCTACGCGAATCACCCTGGTATACCGAAATCCGACAGGAAGGCTGGCAACTCGGTCTGGAACAGGGCCTGGAACAGGGCCTGGAAAAAGGTCTGGAAAAAGGTCTGGAACAGGGCCTGGAGAAAGGCCTGGAGAAGGGCCTAGAAAAAGGTCTGGAACAGGGCCTGGAGAAAGGTCTGGAACAGGGCCTGAAGTTGGGAGAACGCAGGAATATGCGCGAGACCATCCTGCGCGTGCTACAGCACCGTTTTGGGCCGGCGCCAGCCGATTTCGAACAACAGCTCCAGGAGATGGACCTGCCAGAGTTGCGCGGCCTGCTCGACGCGGCCCTGGATGTCGCCTCGTTGGCTGAGTTCGGCGCCAGGTTGCTGGCTCACGCCTGACGAAAGCCGTTGGAAGTCCGCTATGCTCTCCCCGAAGGCGCGGCCACGGTGCGCGTCGACCGCGCCGAAACCGGGCTTGTGGTGACCATCCTCCGTCCCGACCGGCCCCCAACTGTGTATGAGGTTGGGCAGTGGACGGCGAGGCAAGGCCGCCTGAGTTTTGAGACGAACGGCCGCCGATGGACGGCCTTCGTCGCCAAAGATGGCCAGGCGCAGCTGGTGGCGATGGACGGCCAGACCTGGCGGCTGGAACCGCCGCGCCCACGCGCCCGGCAGAGTGAGACGGCCGGGGCCAGTCTGACGGCGCAGATGCCGGGCAAGGTGTTGGATGTGTTGGTGCAGCCCGGACAAGCCGTGGAGGCCGGGGTCACACTTGTCGTCATCGAGGCGATGAAGATGGAACTGCGGGTCACGGCGCCGGTTGCGGGCCTGGTGGCGCAGGTTTTCGTCAGCGCTGGTGATGTGGTCGATCAGGGGCAACGACTGGTAGAATTGGGGTAGAGCAAGCGATGCCCGCACCCCTCATCACCCTCACCACCGATTTCGGCCTGGACGACGGCTATGCCGGCGCGATGAAAGGCGTCATCCTCGGCATCCTGCCCTGGGCGCAGATCGTCGATATCAGCCACGCCATCGCGCCGCAGGCCATCCTGGATGCCGGCTATGTGCTGGCGACGGCTGCACCTTACTTCCCGCGCGGAACCGTCCATGTGGTGGTCGTCGATCCGGGCGTGGGCACCGAGCGCCGGCCGCTGGCGGTGTTCACCGACCGGGCGGTTTACATCGGCCCTGATAATGGCGTCTTCAGCCGGGTCTATGGTGATGAGAACGTACAGGGCATCCACCAGCTGGCCAACCCCGCCTATCGCCTCCCCCAGATCAGCAACACCTTTCATGGCCGCGACCTCTTCGCCCCCGCCGCCGCCCACATCGCCGCCGGCATTCCACCCCACAGCCTGGGGCCGGAGGTGGATGACCCCGTTCGGCTCGCCATCCCCCAACCGCAGCGCCTGGCCGATGGCAGTCTGCTCGGCGAGGTCATCTACGTTGATCGCTTCGGCAATCTGATCACCAA includes:
- a CDS encoding acetyl-CoA carboxylase biotin carboxylase subunit — encoded protein: MFRKILITNRGEIAVRLIRACQEMGIRTVAVFSEADAGALHPALADEAVCIGPPPPLQSYLRGEAILRAAQERGCDAIHPGYGFLSENAAFAEAVAAAGLTFIGPSPAAMRAMGSKIASREAMAAAGVPTTPGYHPHQSDPAAQAAELAAAAAKIGYPILIKATAGGGGKGMRVVHDSAVFLPELESARREAQNAFGDPTVYLEKLIERPRHVEFQVLADHHGHTVHLFERECSIQRRHQKIIEETPSPALTPELRHRMGQAAVQAAQAVGYTNAGTVEFLLAPDGSFYFLEMNTRLQVEHAITEETTGIDLVKAQIRVAAGEPLPWRQEQLGQRRHAIEARIYAEDPANDFLPAVGRVQVAAEPVEPGVRVDAGVTTGDEVSIYYDPMIAKLICTGEDRADAVRKLDWALSHYTILGITTNIPFLRAVVQHPAFASGDLSTDFIERYLAGWASPASSPPDEALIAAALADSLPGATAPQAPLAAADAFSPWNQPDAFRLGGALSWAGHLRPS
- a CDS encoding DUF4351 domain-containing protein, whose amino-acid sequence is MTKRADIGTKRLISLDPTAWVRWLLHDDDLRAIDLLTPDFQWVSRESDALVRVQSPVHGEFLVLNEIQLHPDPRIPQRICAYAALARERHGLEVYPVVVNILRPSGRQRLARRFSSRFRGLIARQDYQVINLWEVDVNLALQEPLLPLLPFAPILKGGNSEPIIAQAVVRLRADANLAQMENLLAFFASFVMSTELVQSIMRWDMAVLRESPWYTEIRQEGWQLGLEQGLEQGLEKGLEKGLEQGLEKGLEKGLEKGLEQGLEKGLEQGLKLGERRNMRETILRVLQHRFGPAPADFEQQLQEMDLPELRGLLDAALDVASLAEFGARLLAHA
- a CDS encoding biotin/lipoyl-binding protein, which encodes MEVRYALPEGAATVRVDRAETGLVVTILRPDRPPTVYEVGQWTARQGRLSFETNGRRWTAFVAKDGQAQLVAMDGQTWRLEPPRPRARQSETAGASLTAQMPGKVLDVLVQPGQAVEAGVTLVVIEAMKMELRVTAPVAGLVAQVFVSAGDVVDQGQRLVELG
- a CDS encoding SAM-dependent chlorinase/fluorinase, which produces MPAPLITLTTDFGLDDGYAGAMKGVILGILPWAQIVDISHAIAPQAILDAGYVLATAAPYFPRGTVHVVVVDPGVGTERRPLAVFTDRAVYIGPDNGVFSRVYGDENVQGIHQLANPAYRLPQISNTFHGRDLFAPAAAHIAAGIPPHSLGPEVDDPVRLAIPQPQRLADGSLLGEVIYVDRFGNLITNVPVAWLEGRAEWRFEIGGVGIDGFHNTYGRVEVNQAVVLGGSEGLIEVAVRNNHAGAVLGLGTGARFSAQSTLGNSKE